Proteins from a genomic interval of Polyangia bacterium:
- a CDS encoding tetratricopeptide repeat protein — translation MNTRTSNSAVAAALALLMTAGLPTRWSPGRSALAAEDKPLSPVLEQAIVEKEKEVVVARQEAIRLLEAYLKDSAHSREQAEALYKLAELYWEDSKAGYLDRMGRYQAAVTACHNDRGECPKVPRRPPTVDLAQAQSVYDFLIREYPKFRKIDTVIYLYAFSLRDQGKTADAVKYFQQILDRFPRSRYVADAWMAIGEFRFYNQQNYRTSLEAYEQVLRHPKSELYDLALFKTAWCYWKLGDTTRSAQRFKDVLDLSKKKAGASESEQKRAAELQGQALDYLVELFTEDDSKTAQDAFEFLAQIGGKEYSQKVLRQLADTVFDQTRYERAIEAYRLLIALDPNSVDDPDHHRRIVESYQLLGDPKGAVTEMRKLADAYGTSSAWAKANQDHPKAIQRARTMGEELIRTLAKTLHAEAQRNEKASKVVDKDRYARAAEAYQFYLANFPDAADAAELRYLRADILYFKLQKYDDAGREYLAVGKMQPVGKFHKDALLQAMTSFEKLRKAPAPGQSGKREITDSDRRFGEAADLYATLFPNDKEIITVIFKNGQFFFDYGDYDEAVKRFGLIIERYPNDPNAAAAGDRILEALNKAKDYENIESWALRLKKTRAFSSKDEQARLDKLAVGAMMKAGEAAMAQGQLERASAFFLRVPREYPKDTQAPKALNNAAAVLEKAKKTDEAVAAYQELAQRFPQASEAPEGLFTAARIEENIAIYDKAAALYETLAQKYPQNPHAADALRSAGVLRQTLGEHDRAIKHFAEYARRFKDRSDAREVAFQIGLVQADLKDWRAAAASFGDYAKTYPTDARHLEALSREADAHLKAGSDAKAKEVSGKVLALYGGAGAGKSAAKKKGKSAGASAAALAAAGGNEETAYYAAQARYIQGELVYHDYEKLKIAGKPKQLAKVLEEKAKLLEQAKSIYLDVVTYRSPEWATAALLRIGQGYEAYAQAMRKAPVPKDLSAEEKQVYRDELEKVVVVIEDKALDAYKSGYAKALQIGVYNKHTQAIRQALSRLAENEFPKENESRLSMRVGEPRVALDRIEEVRRDK, via the coding sequence ATGAATACACGAACTTCAAATAGCGCCGTCGCTGCCGCGCTGGCGCTGCTGATGACGGCGGGCCTGCCGACGCGCTGGTCTCCGGGGCGATCTGCCCTGGCCGCCGAGGACAAGCCGCTTTCGCCGGTGCTGGAGCAGGCGATCGTCGAAAAGGAAAAAGAGGTGGTGGTGGCCCGGCAGGAAGCCATCCGCTTGCTGGAAGCGTATTTGAAAGACAGCGCCCACTCGCGCGAGCAGGCCGAGGCGCTGTACAAGCTGGCCGAGCTTTACTGGGAAGATTCCAAGGCCGGCTATCTTGATCGCATGGGCCGCTATCAGGCGGCGGTCACTGCTTGCCACAACGATCGCGGCGAATGCCCGAAGGTCCCGCGCCGGCCGCCGACTGTCGATCTGGCCCAGGCGCAGTCGGTCTATGACTTCCTGATTCGCGAGTACCCGAAGTTCCGCAAGATCGACACGGTCATCTATCTCTACGCGTTTTCCTTGCGCGATCAGGGCAAGACCGCCGACGCGGTGAAGTACTTCCAGCAGATCCTCGATCGGTTCCCGCGCTCGCGGTACGTCGCCGACGCCTGGATGGCCATCGGCGAGTTTCGTTTCTACAATCAACAGAACTACCGCACGTCGCTGGAGGCGTACGAGCAGGTGCTGCGCCACCCGAAGTCGGAGCTTTACGACCTGGCGCTGTTCAAGACCGCCTGGTGCTATTGGAAGCTGGGCGACACCACCCGGTCAGCGCAGCGGTTCAAGGACGTGCTGGATCTGTCCAAGAAGAAAGCCGGCGCCAGCGAGAGCGAGCAGAAGCGCGCCGCCGAGCTGCAAGGGCAGGCGCTGGACTATCTGGTCGAGCTTTTCACCGAGGACGATTCGAAGACCGCCCAGGACGCCTTTGAATTTCTGGCCCAGATCGGCGGCAAGGAATACTCGCAGAAGGTCCTGCGCCAGCTGGCCGACACGGTGTTCGATCAGACCCGGTACGAACGAGCCATCGAGGCGTACCGGCTGCTGATCGCTCTGGATCCGAACAGCGTCGACGATCCCGACCATCACCGCCGCATCGTCGAGTCGTATCAGCTATTGGGCGATCCGAAGGGCGCGGTGACGGAGATGCGCAAGCTGGCCGACGCCTACGGCACCAGCAGCGCCTGGGCCAAGGCCAATCAAGATCACCCGAAGGCCATCCAGCGCGCCCGCACCATGGGCGAGGAGCTCATCCGCACGCTGGCCAAGACCCTGCACGCCGAGGCCCAGCGCAACGAGAAGGCCAGCAAGGTGGTCGACAAGGATCGCTACGCGCGCGCCGCCGAGGCCTATCAGTTCTATCTGGCCAACTTTCCCGACGCCGCCGACGCGGCCGAGCTGCGCTACCTGCGCGCCGACATCCTTTATTTCAAGCTGCAGAAATACGACGACGCCGGCCGCGAGTACCTGGCCGTTGGCAAGATGCAGCCGGTGGGCAAGTTCCACAAGGATGCCTTGCTGCAGGCCATGACGTCGTTCGAGAAGCTGCGCAAGGCCCCGGCGCCGGGGCAAAGCGGCAAGCGCGAGATCACCGACAGCGATCGGCGCTTCGGCGAGGCGGCGGATCTCTACGCCACGCTGTTCCCCAATGACAAGGAGATCATCACCGTCATCTTCAAGAACGGGCAGTTCTTCTTCGACTACGGCGACTACGACGAGGCGGTGAAGCGGTTCGGGTTGATCATCGAGCGCTACCCCAACGATCCCAACGCGGCGGCGGCCGGCGATCGGATCCTGGAGGCGCTGAACAAAGCCAAGGACTACGAGAACATTGAAAGCTGGGCGCTGCGTTTGAAGAAGACCAGGGCGTTCTCGTCGAAGGACGAGCAGGCGCGCCTGGACAAGCTGGCGGTGGGCGCGATGATGAAGGCCGGCGAGGCGGCGATGGCGCAGGGTCAGCTGGAGCGGGCGTCGGCTTTCTTCCTGCGCGTGCCGCGCGAATACCCGAAGGACACGCAGGCGCCGAAGGCTTTGAACAACGCGGCGGCGGTTTTAGAGAAGGCCAAGAAGACCGACGAGGCGGTGGCCGCCTATCAAGAGCTGGCGCAAAGATTTCCGCAGGCCAGCGAAGCGCCCGAGGGCTTGTTCACCGCCGCGCGCATCGAGGAGAACATCGCCATCTATGACAAGGCGGCGGCGCTGTACGAGACGCTGGCCCAGAAATACCCGCAGAACCCGCACGCGGCGGACGCCCTGCGCAGCGCGGGCGTGCTGCGCCAGACGCTGGGCGAGCACGACCGGGCCATCAAGCACTTCGCCGAATACGCCCGGCGCTTCAAGGACCGCAGCGACGCGCGCGAGGTGGCCTTTCAGATCGGACTCGTACAAGCGGATCTGAAAGACTGGCGCGCGGCAGCGGCCAGCTTTGGTGACTACGCCAAGACCTATCCGACCGACGCCCGCCACCTGGAGGCGCTGTCGCGCGAGGCGGACGCCCACCTCAAGGCCGGCAGCGACGCCAAGGCGAAGGAGGTGTCAGGCAAGGTGCTGGCGCTTTACGGCGGCGCCGGCGCGGGAAAAAGCGCGGCGAAGAAGAAGGGCAAGAGCGCCGGCGCCTCGGCGGCGGCGTTGGCCGCTGCCGGTGGCAACGAGGAGACCGCGTACTACGCCGCCCAGGCCCGGTACATCCAGGGCGAGCTGGTCTATCACGACTATGAAAAGCTGAAGATCGCCGGCAAGCCCAAGCAACTGGCCAAGGTGCTGGAGGAAAAAGCCAAGCTCCTGGAGCAGGCGAAGAGCATCTACCTGGACGTGGTGACCTATCGCTCGCCGGAGTGGGCCACGGCGGCGTTGCTGCGCATCGGCCAGGGTTACGAAGCGTACGCCCAGGCCATGCGCAAGGCGCCGGTGCCGAAGGATCTCAGCGCCGAGGAAAAACAGGTCTACCGCGACGAGCTGGAGAAGGTGGTGGTGGTCATCGAGGACAAGGCCCTGGACGCGTACAAGTCCGGTTACGCCAAGGCGCTGCAGATCGGCGTTTACAACAAACATACACAGGCCATCCGGCAGGCCCTGTCGCGTCTGGCGGAGAACGAGTTCCCCAAAGAGAACGAATCGCGGCTGTCGATGCGGGTGGGCGAGCCGCGCGTCGCCCTGGATCGGATCGAAGAGGTGCGCCGTGATAAATAG